Proteins encoded by one window of Sulfurimonas hongkongensis:
- a CDS encoding D-alanine--D-alanine ligase, whose protein sequence is MKLTILFGGASFEHEISIISAITLKEKLSTHELSFIFCDQDHKFYLIEPSKMRASTFSKGEHKKMPQLSLTNGYFEQKSMFSSTKHAGVVLNLIHGADGEDGTIPSLLDFFDIKYIGPRVDASVFSYDKRYTKWLCEAKKIKTIEYEVLSSNEHKNINIQYPIIVKPARLGSSIGLSVVKEESELDYALDVAFEFDRSVIIEPFICGIKEYNLAGFMAKGEFHFSIIEEPQKNEFLDFEKKYMDFSRSESVAKAELNSTVELKLKSTFEKIYKNLFEGALIRCDFFVLNSEVYLNEINPIPGSMANYLFGDFETSLELLASSLTAQKRAKTNYEYIHSISKAKGK, encoded by the coding sequence TTGAAATTAACAATTTTATTTGGCGGAGCTAGTTTTGAGCATGAGATTAGCATTATAAGTGCTATAACTTTAAAAGAAAAATTATCAACTCATGAACTAAGTTTTATCTTTTGTGATCAAGATCATAAATTTTACCTCATAGAGCCATCAAAGATGAGAGCTAGCACCTTTTCTAAAGGTGAGCATAAAAAGATGCCACAACTTAGCCTTACAAATGGCTACTTTGAGCAAAAGAGTATGTTTAGCTCAACTAAGCATGCAGGTGTTGTTTTAAATCTTATTCATGGAGCTGATGGAGAAGATGGAACAATCCCCTCCTTACTTGATTTTTTTGATATAAAATATATTGGTCCTAGAGTGGATGCTAGTGTTTTTTCTTATGATAAAAGATACACAAAGTGGCTCTGTGAGGCTAAAAAGATAAAGACTATAGAGTATGAAGTTCTCTCATCAAATGAACATAAAAACATAAATATACAGTACCCTATTATTGTAAAACCTGCAAGACTTGGAAGCTCCATCGGCTTGAGTGTTGTAAAAGAAGAGAGTGAACTCGATTATGCTTTAGATGTAGCTTTTGAGTTTGATAGGTCGGTTATAATTGAGCCTTTTATATGCGGTATAAAAGAGTATAATTTAGCTGGTTTTATGGCAAAAGGGGAGTTTCATTTCTCTATAATAGAAGAACCACAAAAAAATGAGTTTTTAGATTTTGAGAAAAAATATATGGACTTTTCTCGCTCAGAGAGTGTAGCAAAAGCAGAACTTAACTCAACAGTTGAGTTAAAACTAAAATCAACTTTTGAAAAAATCTATAAAAATCTATTTGAAGGTGCACTCATTAGATGTGACTTTTTTGTTTTAAACTCAGAGGTATATTTAAATGAGATAAACCCAATCCCAGGCTCCATGGCTAACTATCTTTTTGGCGACTTCGAAACCTCACTAGAACTACTTGCATCATCACTGACAGCCCAAAAAAGAGCAAAAACAAACTACGAGTATATTCACTCAATATCTAAAGCAAAAGGTAAGTAA
- a CDS encoding restriction endonuclease subunit S, whose amino-acid sequence MIDKLPDGWRVEKLGDIGKVFTGSSAPQDTKYFENGNYPFVRVSDLSDKKFNNNLQDIRDYINDICLDETKQTFAKSGTILFAKSGMSVKNNHRAILGRDAYIVSHLCAIYLENEITRKFVYQLLCKMDMVNFSDNDSYPSLKTSIIKLISIPIPPLPQQAKIVKVLDISSALIDKQKKLIKNYDLFLKSKFIEMFGDPIKNPMEWEVEKLENLGKWKGGGTPSRQNPEYFKGNIPWITTTSLGKLYIDRKNAVEFITNEAIQNSATKIIPINSIIIGTRVGVGKVSINTEELCSNQDIMSLTNITDNVIPIYIFYFIHFYKKVLKSQQRGATIQGITAPVLKQLNISIPPITLQNKFASIVEKTELIKEKENKKLKSLQTLHDSLMQKAFKGEIG is encoded by the coding sequence ATGATAGATAAATTGCCTGATGGGTGGAGAGTTGAGAAGTTGGGAGATATAGGAAAGGTATTTACTGGTTCATCAGCTCCACAAGATACTAAGTATTTTGAAAATGGTAATTATCCATTCGTAAGGGTCAGTGATTTATCAGATAAAAAGTTTAATAATAATTTACAAGATATTAGAGATTATATAAATGATATTTGTTTAGATGAAACAAAACAAACATTTGCAAAGAGTGGAACTATTCTATTTGCTAAAAGTGGGATGTCTGTTAAAAACAACCATAGAGCAATTTTAGGAAGGGATGCTTATATCGTTTCACATTTATGTGCTATATACTTAGAGAATGAGATTACAAGAAAATTTGTATATCAATTACTTTGTAAAATGGATATGGTAAATTTTAGTGATAATGACTCTTACCCTTCACTAAAAACTTCAATAATAAAATTAATTTCAATTCCAATCCCACCACTTCCACAACAAGCCAAGATTGTAAAAGTTCTTGATATTAGCTCGGCTTTGATAGATAAGCAAAAAAAGCTTATAAAAAACTATGACCTATTTTTAAAATCAAAGTTCATAGAGATGTTCGGTGACCCTATAAAAAATCCTATGGAATGGGAAGTTGAAAAGCTGGAAAACCTAGGAAAATGGAAAGGTGGAGGAACGCCATCAAGACAAAACCCAGAATATTTTAAAGGAAATATACCGTGGATAACTACAACATCACTTGGAAAATTATATATAGATAGAAAAAATGCTGTTGAATTTATTACAAATGAAGCAATTCAAAATAGTGCTACTAAAATAATTCCAATAAATTCTATAATTATAGGAACAAGGGTTGGTGTTGGAAAAGTATCAATTAACACTGAGGAATTATGCAGTAATCAAGATATTATGTCCTTAACAAACATCACAGACAATGTAATACCGATTTATATATTTTATTTTATACATTTTTATAAAAAAGTTCTAAAATCTCAACAAAGAGGGGCTACAATACAAGGCATCACAGCCCCTGTTCTAAAACAACTCAATATATCTATACCCCCAATAACCCTACAAAACAAATTCGCATCCATAGTAGAAAAAACAGAACTCATAAAAGAAAAAGAGAACAAAAAACTAAAATCACTACAAACTCTACACGATAGCCTGATGCAAAAAGCTTTTAAGGGAGAGATAGGATGA
- a CDS encoding Mur ligase family protein, with amino-acid sequence MDFTLLLAFITNVLLVTTLGWYLITNLQWYDYKLSRVILKHHKPHWHIIYFLVPFMAYYATAEFFPIFFYFALLPATFVWHKKLDKKLVLTWRVKRFLILLVSLTLFQDVLCTIKDACEVYGVFMPLAVAYIGSVIIEKFLFMAFYKEAKKKLSSIKELEIVCITGSYGKTSIKNFVEQILSQKYSVHATPRSVNTLGGIMRDVNESLASDTEVYICEAGARESGDIYEITNFLEPQVVVVGKVGEAHIEYFKSLKNIIAAKLEIMQSPRLKKAFIHNSVTDEPHERVTFFGDGVSNIDATLDGTSFEMSLDGEVLKLHTKVLGAFQANNIEVAVHIAKTFGLSSQEIAKAVSNLEPVEHRLQKIVAGGKIILDDGYNGNIDGMKESIRLCSLHSGRKVIVTPGLVESRDELNLELIKEINAVFDIVIVTGSLNAKLFEKNISVKNKIMLHDKSKIQDVLASQTKAGDIILFANDAPNFI; translated from the coding sequence ATGGATTTTACATTACTCTTAGCCTTTATTACAAATGTTTTGCTTGTTACAACTCTGGGTTGGTACCTTATTACAAACTTGCAATGGTACGACTATAAACTCTCAAGAGTTATACTAAAGCATCACAAGCCTCATTGGCATATTATATACTTTTTAGTTCCCTTTATGGCTTACTATGCAACCGCAGAATTTTTTCCCATATTTTTTTACTTTGCACTTCTTCCTGCAACCTTTGTGTGGCATAAAAAGCTAGATAAGAAGCTAGTTCTTACATGGCGAGTTAAGAGGTTTTTGATACTTTTAGTCTCTTTGACCCTTTTTCAAGATGTACTTTGTACTATAAAAGATGCTTGTGAAGTTTATGGAGTCTTTATGCCTCTAGCAGTTGCTTATATTGGTAGCGTTATTATAGAGAAGTTTCTTTTTATGGCATTTTACAAAGAAGCAAAAAAGAAGTTAAGCTCTATAAAAGAGCTAGAGATTGTATGCATCACAGGAAGTTATGGAAAAACGAGCATTAAAAACTTTGTAGAGCAGATACTATCACAAAAGTATAGTGTGCATGCAACTCCAAGAAGCGTAAATACGCTAGGTGGAATCATGCGTGATGTAAATGAGTCACTAGCAAGTGATACTGAGGTTTATATCTGTGAAGCTGGAGCTAGAGAGAGTGGAGATATCTATGAGATAACTAACTTTTTAGAGCCTCAAGTTGTTGTTGTTGGCAAAGTTGGTGAGGCGCATATAGAGTACTTTAAATCTTTAAAAAATATTATAGCCGCAAAGCTTGAGATTATGCAGTCACCTAGACTCAAAAAAGCTTTTATCCACAACTCTGTTACAGATGAGCCACACGAGAGAGTTACTTTTTTTGGTGATGGTGTTTCAAATATAGATGCTACTCTTGATGGGACTAGTTTTGAGATGAGTCTTGATGGCGAGGTACTCAAACTTCATACAAAAGTCTTAGGAGCATTTCAAGCTAACAACATAGAAGTAGCAGTGCATATAGCTAAGACTTTTGGACTAAGTAGCCAAGAAATAGCAAAAGCAGTCTCAAACCTAGAGCCAGTTGAACATAGGCTTCAAAAGATAGTAGCAGGTGGTAAAATCATCTTAGATGATGGATATAACGGTAACATAGATGGTATGAAAGAGAGCATCAGACTCTGCTCACTCCATAGTGGTAGAAAAGTTATAGTTACTCCAGGACTTGTTGAGAGCAGGGATGAGTTAAACTTAGAGCTTATAAAAGAGATAAATGCAGTCTTTGATATAGTTATAGTTACCGGCTCACTAAACGCTAAACTCTTTGAGAAAAACATAAGTGTTAAAAACAAAATCATGCTACACGATAAGTCAAAAATTCAAGATGTTTTAGCATCTCAAACAAAAGCAGGGGATATCATACTTTTTGCAAATGATGCACCGAACTTTATATAG
- a CDS encoding type I restriction-modification system subunit M, which translates to MFVRSEVKSKIDSIWNKFWSGGIANPLNAIEQISALIFLKMLSERDNQKKLQASFTGEEYESIFKDEKMASWDEFRELDSESMMQSVRDKAFPFIKNYNEGSEFNKSLKDLAFIITKPSLLSETVESIQEIFNILEKDEKGFMDSLGDMYEYLLSEISSSGKNGQFRTPRHIIQMMTELVNPQIGERVFDPSVGTAGFLVSAYTHMLAPYTKKDGTLGANLSDKASWDKLSNDTFYGNDSDISMIRISMMNMMLHDIQNPHIKQIDTLSKNYNEKDKYEVVLANPPFKGSIDKDDKNDGFSISSTKTELLFVDLIVRVLDVGGRCGVIIPDGVLFGSSNAHKMLRQNLLEKNELKAVISMPSGVFKPYAGVSTAVVVFVKGGSTEKVWFYDMQADGYTLDDKRNVTEINDIPDIIKNYALKDKADYKESKKHFFIDAQQIKENDYDLSINRYKTIEYEEIEYASTSEILEEIDKLSTSIESNLVELKELL; encoded by the coding sequence ATGTTCGTAAGAAGTGAAGTAAAAAGTAAAATAGACAGCATCTGGAATAAGTTTTGGAGTGGTGGCATCGCAAACCCTCTTAACGCCATAGAGCAGATAAGTGCACTCATCTTTTTAAAGATGCTAAGTGAAAGAGATAACCAAAAGAAACTCCAAGCATCGTTTACTGGCGAAGAGTACGAATCTATCTTTAAAGATGAGAAGATGGCTTCATGGGATGAGTTTCGCGAGCTTGATAGTGAGTCGATGATGCAGAGTGTTCGAGACAAAGCATTTCCTTTCATAAAAAACTACAACGAGGGGAGTGAGTTTAACAAGTCTCTTAAAGATTTGGCTTTTATCATCACTAAACCATCTTTGCTTAGTGAGACTGTGGAGAGCATCCAAGAGATATTTAACATCTTAGAAAAAGATGAAAAAGGTTTTATGGATAGTTTGGGAGATATGTATGAGTACTTGCTAAGTGAGATAAGCTCAAGCGGAAAAAACGGACAGTTTCGTACACCTAGACACATCATACAGATGATGACAGAGCTTGTAAACCCACAAATAGGCGAGAGAGTTTTTGACCCGAGTGTGGGAACAGCAGGGTTTTTAGTAAGTGCATATACTCACATGTTAGCTCCATATACTAAAAAAGATGGAACTTTAGGGGCAAATCTCTCAGACAAAGCATCTTGGGATAAACTCTCAAATGATACTTTTTATGGAAATGATAGCGACATAAGTATGATACGAATATCTATGATGAATATGATGCTCCACGATATTCAAAACCCGCATATAAAACAGATAGATACACTCTCTAAAAACTACAATGAAAAAGACAAATACGAAGTAGTTTTAGCAAATCCTCCATTTAAGGGAAGCATCGACAAAGATGATAAAAATGATGGCTTTAGCATCTCATCTACAAAAACAGAACTTTTGTTTGTTGACCTGATAGTTAGAGTTTTAGATGTTGGTGGAAGATGTGGAGTTATCATTCCTGATGGCGTTTTGTTTGGAAGCTCAAACGCACATAAGATGCTAAGACAAAATCTACTAGAGAAAAACGAGCTAAAAGCTGTAATCTCGATGCCAAGCGGAGTCTTTAAACCTTATGCGGGAGTCTCAACTGCTGTTGTTGTCTTTGTAAAAGGTGGTTCAACAGAGAAAGTCTGGTTTTATGATATGCAAGCAGATGGTTACACTTTGGATGACAAAAGAAATGTTACAGAGATAAATGATATACCAGACATCATAAAAAACTACGCTCTTAAAGATAAAGCCGACTACAAAGAGAGTAAAAAACACTTTTTTATAGATGCACAGCAAATAAAAGAGAATGATTATGACCTATCCATAAACCGCTATAAAACCATAGAA
- the ruvA gene encoding Holliday junction branch migration protein RuvA produces MIVGLSGNIIHKEPSLVHIDVNGVVYEVFISLHTFSALGSDETKLFTRHIVREDAQLLFGFLDMAEKKMFERLIKISGVGPKVATAICSTYTPNQFATLINNKDINGVKKVPGIGPKSAGRILVELSGFDAELVSSEQVPKTKAFNEASEALQSLGFKKDKISKALSSCSSEDTSLLVKEALKLLQTI; encoded by the coding sequence ATGATAGTAGGTTTAAGTGGCAATATCATACATAAAGAGCCAAGTCTGGTTCATATAGATGTTAATGGTGTAGTTTATGAAGTTTTTATATCTTTGCATACTTTTTCAGCACTAGGCAGTGATGAAACAAAACTATTTACAAGACATATAGTTCGCGAAGATGCACAACTTCTTTTTGGTTTTTTAGATATGGCTGAGAAAAAAATGTTTGAGAGACTTATAAAAATAAGTGGAGTTGGACCTAAGGTTGCAACCGCCATCTGCTCAACTTATACTCCTAACCAGTTTGCAACTCTTATAAACAACAAAGATATAAATGGCGTAAAAAAAGTACCTGGTATTGGACCTAAGAGTGCGGGGCGGATTTTAGTAGAGCTTAGTGGTTTTGACGCAGAGCTTGTATCATCAGAACAAGTTCCAAAAACCAAAGCCTTTAACGAAGCTAGTGAGGCACTCCAATCACTAGGATTTAAAAAAGATAAAATCTCTAAAGCTCTTAGCTCATGCTCTAGCGAAGATACTTCACTACTTGTAAAAGAGGCTCTAAAACTACTTCAAACTATTTAA
- a CDS encoding DEAD/DEAH box helicase family protein — protein sequence MNEAQTRTNLIDDELNKCGWDVKDITKVIQEYEIKLDEYLPEFFNKTKRYVDYALINRVGEVIAIVEAKREDKTLGSAKTQAHYYAQRIKKTQGFAPFIYITNGHEIEFWDSENYPLREVLSYHSLDDLETYSKRNNNNTKLSPELINKEIAGRYYQVDAVTKTLQELNENKRSVLWVMATGTGKTRTVISLVDVLLRAGKVKRVLFLADRRELAAQAFDDFKEHMPNQSRQRIESDNFEKDKRIYVSTFQTMMSLLKTTDISQGFFDLIIADESHRSIYNYYGQLFLKFDAIKMGLTATPVEFADRDTYKFFGTDGGNPTFAYTYEEAIKDKFLSPYDVVDVKTNFLADGIKFEMLPKEEQERLLVDGYDASEIDFEGSAVEKMVKNDDTNRKILTTLMEDGYKNPLTNLPAKTIIFAINRPHANRLVKLFDELYPHYNSEVAKVITSDLNNADELIKEFKDKYENNNSKFSIAISVGMLDTGIDVPKIMNLVFAKPVFSKAKFWQMIGRGTRLYDGDYKKEKFVIFDFWSNFEYFNEKPSGEAPKEQSSLHRQIFEQNLVLLKNLSGDNFETIKREVKQQLDAIPKDDYFVKKHSAELEPFLKEFDDNLSRLSSISKLLDRITVQNYSELRFRLQTKKLQTYKIIQDDEKLQKSIEKIVSDVLRLQKTISAVQMQEELIDEAEEGTFWLELDFVESNATTNILAPLMVYKSKRVDAKEYHFDLADAIKSKTNIEINHLSVNLEAYEEHILKVIQKLTNESSTLQKLFLGLHLSVEDIDALKDEMLKEEIDAKVLGEMFECKSDDLVEIFQSIINKKEYKLPHLLDEFLKNHSLSSTQIEFIKAIKHFVKEKHDITRKDLVQNPFTKFHKMGIQGVFQGSLMNELVQIIDDKEDSK from the coding sequence ATGAATGAAGCCCAAACGCGAACTAATTTAATAGATGATGAGTTAAATAAGTGCGGTTGGGATGTTAAAGACATAACTAAAGTCATCCAAGAGTATGAGATAAAACTAGATGAGTATTTACCTGAGTTTTTTAACAAAACTAAAAGGTATGTAGACTATGCTCTTATAAACAGAGTTGGAGAAGTTATCGCCATAGTTGAAGCTAAAAGAGAGGACAAAACTCTAGGAAGTGCTAAAACACAGGCTCATTACTACGCTCAGCGTATAAAAAAAACTCAAGGTTTTGCTCCGTTTATCTACATAACAAATGGACATGAGATAGAATTTTGGGACTCAGAAAATTATCCCTTACGAGAAGTTTTATCTTACCACTCTTTAGATGATTTGGAGACTTACTCAAAGCGAAATAACAACAACACCAAACTCTCCCCAGAACTTATAAACAAAGAAATTGCAGGAAGATACTACCAAGTAGATGCTGTTACAAAAACACTCCAAGAGCTAAATGAAAACAAAAGAAGTGTTTTGTGGGTTATGGCAACTGGAACAGGAAAAACCAGAACAGTTATCTCTTTAGTTGATGTTTTACTTCGTGCTGGCAAAGTTAAAAGAGTTTTGTTTTTAGCAGATAGAAGAGAACTAGCTGCTCAAGCCTTTGATGACTTTAAAGAACACATGCCAAACCAATCAAGACAACGCATAGAATCAGATAATTTTGAAAAAGACAAACGCATCTATGTCTCAACTTTTCAAACTATGATGAGTCTTTTAAAAACTACAGATATAAGCCAAGGTTTCTTTGACTTAATCATCGCAGATGAGAGTCACAGAAGCATCTACAACTACTACGGACAACTCTTTTTAAAGTTTGATGCCATAAAGATGGGACTTACTGCAACTCCAGTAGAGTTTGCAGATAGAGATACTTACAAGTTTTTTGGTACCGATGGAGGAAATCCTACTTTTGCATACACTTATGAAGAGGCTATAAAAGATAAGTTTTTATCGCCTTATGATGTTGTAGATGTAAAAACAAACTTTTTAGCTGATGGCATCAAGTTTGAGATGCTACCAAAAGAAGAACAAGAAAGACTTTTAGTTGATGGCTACGATGCAAGTGAGATAGACTTTGAGGGAAGTGCAGTTGAGAAGATGGTTAAAAATGATGATACTAACCGTAAAATCTTAACCACACTTATGGAAGATGGATACAAAAACCCTCTGACAAACCTACCAGCAAAGACAATCATCTTTGCCATAAACAGACCTCACGCAAACAGACTTGTAAAACTTTTTGATGAGCTTTACCCTCACTATAACTCAGAGGTCGCAAAAGTGATAACTTCAGACCTTAACAACGCTGATGAGCTGATAAAAGAGTTTAAAGATAAGTATGAAAACAACAACTCCAAGTTTAGTATAGCTATCTCTGTGGGCATGTTAGATACTGGCATCGATGTTCCAAAAATCATGAACCTTGTCTTTGCAAAACCCGTCTTTTCAAAAGCTAAGTTTTGGCAGATGATAGGGCGTGGAACAAGACTCTATGATGGAGATTACAAAAAAGAGAAGTTTGTTATCTTTGACTTTTGGTCTAACTTTGAGTACTTCAACGAAAAACCAAGTGGAGAGGCTCCAAAAGAGCAGTCGAGTCTTCACAGACAGATTTTTGAGCAAAATCTAGTGCTGTTAAAAAATCTAAGTGGAGATAACTTTGAGACTATAAAAAGAGAAGTTAAACAACAACTAGATGCCATACCAAAAGATGACTACTTTGTTAAAAAGCACTCAGCAGAGCTAGAGCCATTTTTAAAAGAGTTCGATGACAATCTCTCACGACTTAGTAGCATCTCTAAACTACTTGATAGAATCACAGTTCAAAACTACTCTGAGTTAAGGTTTAGACTTCAAACTAAAAAACTACAAACCTACAAGATAATCCAAGACGATGAAAAACTACAAAAATCCATTGAGAAAATTGTAAGCGATGTTTTAAGACTTCAAAAAACCATCTCAGCAGTACAGATGCAAGAAGAGCTAATAGATGAGGCAGAGGAGGGTACTTTTTGGCTAGAGCTTGATTTTGTGGAGTCAAATGCTACTACAAATATCTTAGCACCGCTTATGGTTTACAAGTCTAAAAGAGTAGATGCAAAAGAGTACCACTTTGACTTAGCAGATGCCATAAAGAGTAAAACAAACATAGAGATAAACCACTTAAGCGTAAACTTAGAAGCTTATGAAGAGCATATCTTAAAGGTCATACAAAAACTTACAAACGAAAGTTCCACTTTGCAGAAGCTTTTTTTAGGTCTGCATCTAAGCGTTGAAGATATAGATGCACTAAAAGATGAGATGCTCAAAGAAGAGATAGATGCTAAGGTTTTAGGAGAGATGTTTGAGTGTAAGTCTGATGATTTGGTAGAGATATTTCAAAGCATCATAAACAAAAAAGAGTACAAACTCCCGCATCTGCTTGATGAGTTTTTAAAAAACCACTCACTAAGCTCTACTCAAATAGAGTTCATAAAAGCCATAAAACACTTCGTAAAAGAAAAGCATGACATAACGAGAAAAGACCTAGTACAAAACCCATTTACAAAGTTCCACAAGATGGGAATACAAGGAGTCTTTCAAGGCTCACTTATGAATGAACTCGTACAAATAATAGACGATAAAGAAGATAGTAAATGA
- a CDS encoding alpha/beta fold hydrolase: MALKSIQYNQHTFDISYEILNHDGPVDLVILPGWGSNKELMKNSFHPYMDTFRHIYIDLPGFGKSTSSVALGTKDYARIVELFMIHINASKDIILGHSFGGKVALLLEPKVLILVGSTGIMVPKPLKIKLKIAIYKLFKFFGLAKFRSLFVAEDAKSLSEPMYQTFKNVIDEDLSDEFSSSEAKTLLCWGDKDTATPLSIAYKMQKLLKDSTLKIYDGDHYFFMKHAKEVSSEIEKIFLKTLEHK, translated from the coding sequence ATGGCTCTAAAGTCTATACAGTACAACCAACATACTTTTGATATAAGCTATGAGATACTTAACCATGATGGACCAGTAGACCTAGTGATTTTACCCGGTTGGGGAAGTAACAAGGAGCTTATGAAGAACTCATTTCATCCATATATGGACACATTTCGTCATATCTATATAGACTTGCCAGGGTTTGGAAAAAGCACATCTAGTGTGGCACTTGGTACCAAAGACTATGCAAGGATAGTTGAGCTTTTTATGATTCATATAAATGCCTCAAAAGATATTATTTTGGGTCACTCTTTTGGTGGCAAAGTAGCACTTTTACTTGAGCCTAAGGTTCTCATTCTCGTTGGAAGTACTGGAATAATGGTACCAAAGCCTCTAAAAATAAAGCTTAAGATAGCTATATATAAACTCTTCAAATTCTTTGGACTTGCAAAATTTCGCTCACTCTTTGTTGCAGAGGATGCAAAAAGTTTGAGTGAACCGATGTATCAGACTTTTAAAAATGTTATAGATGAAGACTTGAGTGATGAGTTTAGTTCAAGTGAAGCTAAGACACTTCTATGTTGGGGAGATAAAGACACAGCTACACCACTTAGTATTGCATACAAAATGCAAAAACTCTTAAAAGATTCAACTCTAAAAATTTATGATGGCGATCACTACTTTTTTATGAAACATGCGAAGGAAGTATCTAGTGAGATAGAGAAAATTTTTTTAAAAACTTTGGAGCATAAATAA
- a CDS encoding DUF3800 domain-containing protein gives MNSYIQIIQNILKKQNRYDLVLKIENCYFKEHQSDASSGEINLFVHPNYYLDFVQLNKDDLSLLIQLFNGLTDYDYEISSIVFTIDTNRAVEKVNDTVYIFVDEAGDMDFSVNGSKHYMFNFLVKKRPFNLHEYISSYRYSLLERNLDPLNGKRLNIESFHAHNDNKFIKHELFNIISTFNENDVKLYSYILEKPKVTPDKRKENDKFYINNLNHSIQRLLDKIGITSNIIIITDNLPVHKNKAKQIGALKKGLKEYIKHNNLNIRYDIFHHCSASSANLQIVDYMGWAIYRKYEHLQDNYYNKISKYIIDEDVMTKDRTDSYYER, from the coding sequence ATGAATAGCTATATACAAATAATTCAAAATATCCTTAAAAAGCAAAATCGTTATGACTTAGTTTTGAAAATAGAAAATTGTTACTTCAAAGAGCATCAAAGCGATGCTAGTAGCGGAGAAATAAATCTTTTTGTTCATCCAAACTATTACCTTGACTTTGTGCAACTAAATAAAGATGATTTATCTTTGTTGATTCAGCTTTTCAATGGACTAACGGATTACGATTATGAAATATCATCTATTGTTTTTACAATAGATACCAATAGAGCTGTAGAAAAAGTTAATGATACTGTTTATATATTTGTAGATGAAGCAGGAGATATGGACTTTTCAGTAAATGGCTCAAAACATTATATGTTTAACTTTTTAGTAAAAAAAAGACCCTTTAATCTACATGAATATATATCTAGCTATAGGTATTCGCTTTTAGAGAGAAACCTAGACCCATTAAATGGAAAAAGATTAAACATAGAGAGTTTTCACGCTCATAATGACAATAAATTTATAAAACATGAACTATTTAACATCATCTCAACATTTAATGAAAATGATGTAAAACTTTACTCTTATATACTTGAAAAACCAAAAGTCACACCCGATAAACGCAAAGAAAATGATAAGTTTTACATAAACAATCTAAACCATTCTATACAAAGATTACTTGATAAAATAGGCATAACAAGCAACATAATCATAATAACAGATAATCTACCTGTGCATAAAAATAAAGCAAAGCAAATAGGGGCGTTAAAAAAAGGGCTTAAAGAGTATATAAAACATAACAACTTAAATATAAGATATGACATTTTTCATCACTGTAGTGCATCAAGTGCAAACTTACAGATAGTTGATTATATGGGTTGGGCAATATATAGAAAATATGAGCATTTACAAGATAATTACTATAATAAAATCAGTAAATATATAATAGATGAAGATGTAATGACAAAAGACAGAACGGATAGTTATTATGAAAGATGA